A genomic segment from Psychrobacter arcticus 273-4 encodes:
- a CDS encoding CYTH and CHAD domain-containing protein: protein MQEIELKFLVPEPRLKGLMRQAKIKSSQVTQLAAHYYDTPDQQLAQAGIGLRIRQEGNAWVQTIKASGDGIAARLEHNLTLDNEQVQAMLDNNELLPDLTIYKDTPIAPALADFKLKKLAKQLTRLYVTDVERTTRLLIKDTGDEVVNSIEMAYDYGEIIHGTDDTQRDVIQEIEFELISGELDFLFSTAKTWCQRYKLCLSTVTKAERGGRLIKGQSHTPATAADLSELNIDKKIGMPAFLRAVVHNCLLQILPNSSAIVAGSKDNEHLLQLSIGIERLHTVLQAFDSFSDEINPDWSAILQQTATLLTEYRKLAYLSTHIEPRLQKDGAPIVDWTADIDALKITPIAAISTNHFQIMLLELIAFTMSDPSLEPQTDKLAINKLEKILVKYHEKLLKAEQYLEDRYDESDSELENESIIKALHNLHDHLKDLRYISELVAPLYGKKKTKRWLKRTVKAQKTLGQQLNMSDYQQYYQSKASSDFAALYAAGWLNAVLIPMEKATEKRLDKFYACSVFW from the coding sequence AAATTCTTGGTGCCAGAGCCGCGATTAAAGGGGCTTATGCGTCAAGCAAAAATCAAATCATCACAAGTAACCCAACTGGCCGCTCATTATTATGATACCCCTGACCAGCAGCTTGCACAGGCTGGCATTGGCTTGCGTATTCGTCAAGAAGGCAACGCTTGGGTGCAGACTATCAAAGCGAGCGGCGATGGTATAGCGGCGCGTTTAGAGCACAATTTGACATTAGACAATGAGCAAGTACAAGCCATGCTCGACAATAACGAGCTGCTGCCTGATTTAACGATTTATAAAGATACCCCTATTGCCCCAGCATTGGCGGATTTTAAGCTGAAAAAACTGGCTAAACAACTGACACGGTTATATGTGACCGATGTAGAGCGTACTACCCGCTTATTGATAAAAGATACGGGCGATGAAGTCGTCAATAGTATTGAGATGGCTTACGATTATGGAGAAATTATCCATGGTACCGATGACACTCAAAGAGATGTTATTCAAGAGATTGAATTTGAGCTTATATCCGGTGAGTTAGATTTTTTATTTTCGACTGCTAAAACTTGGTGTCAGCGTTATAAATTGTGCCTCTCTACCGTGACCAAAGCAGAGCGTGGCGGCCGGCTTATCAAGGGACAAAGTCATACTCCAGCCACTGCTGCTGATTTGAGCGAGCTTAATATCGATAAAAAAATCGGTATGCCCGCTTTTTTACGCGCTGTCGTGCATAACTGCTTATTGCAAATACTCCCTAACAGCAGCGCCATCGTTGCAGGCAGTAAAGATAATGAACACCTTTTACAGCTATCTATCGGTATAGAGCGCTTGCACACTGTGCTACAAGCATTTGATAGCTTCTCAGATGAAATCAATCCGGATTGGTCAGCCATACTGCAACAAACTGCCACTTTACTCACTGAGTATCGTAAGCTTGCTTATCTTAGTACTCATATTGAACCGAGACTACAAAAGGACGGCGCACCCATCGTTGATTGGACAGCGGATATTGACGCTCTCAAAATCACACCAATAGCTGCAATTAGCACCAATCACTTTCAAATCATGTTGCTTGAGCTCATCGCCTTTACGATGAGTGACCCTAGCCTTGAGCCTCAAACAGATAAGCTGGCTATCAATAAGCTTGAAAAAATACTTGTTAAGTACCATGAAAAATTACTTAAAGCTGAGCAATATTTAGAGGACCGCTATGATGAGTCAGACAGTGAGCTAGAGAACGAATCAATCATAAAAGCACTGCACAACCTACACGACCATCTAAAAGATTTGCGTTATATTAGCGAGTTAGTAGCACCTTTATATGGCAAGAAGAAAACCAAGCGTTGGCTAAAACGTACCGTAAAAGCACAGAAAACTTTGGGTCAACAGCTCAATATGAGTGACTATCAGCAGTACTATCAAAGTAAAGCCAGCTCTGACTTTGCTGCTTTATATGCTGCAGGATGGTTAAATGCTGTTTTGATACCGATGGAAAAAGCCACAGAAAAACGTTTGGATAAGTTTTATGCTTGCTCAGTATTTTGGTGA
- the rnt gene encoding ribonuclease T, translated as MKLKERFRKFLPVVVDVETAGFNAQTDALLEIACIPVLMNEQGVFYPGEALNAHIEPFEGANLEPSALAFTGIDPNNPLRKAIAEDEKTALRRIFKGLKEVRRNEDCRQCVLIGHNAHFDLAFLNAAVLRTNNKSHNPFHNFSVFDTVTLSALAFGQTVLARACKAAGLDFDGNDAHSALYDTQKTAELFCYILNNYPMLANAMHSEPETAADNNK; from the coding sequence ATGAAACTAAAAGAGCGCTTTCGAAAATTCCTACCGGTGGTGGTCGATGTCGAAACGGCAGGCTTTAACGCGCAAACTGATGCCTTGTTAGAGATTGCCTGTATTCCTGTACTAATGAATGAGCAGGGTGTCTTTTATCCAGGTGAGGCATTGAATGCCCATATCGAACCTTTTGAAGGGGCAAATCTTGAGCCAAGCGCCCTCGCCTTTACCGGCATTGACCCCAACAATCCGCTACGTAAAGCCATTGCTGAAGACGAAAAAACGGCGCTACGTCGTATTTTTAAGGGCTTAAAAGAAGTGCGCCGTAACGAAGATTGCCGTCAATGTGTATTAATAGGACATAATGCCCACTTTGATTTGGCATTTTTGAATGCCGCGGTATTACGTACCAATAATAAAAGCCACAATCCTTTCCATAACTTTTCAGTCTTTGATACCGTTACTTTATCAGCGCTTGCCTTTGGTCAAACGGTACTGGCACGAGCTTGCAAAGCAGCAGGGCTTGATTTTGATGGTAATGACGCTCATTCCGCATTATATGACACGCAAAAGACTGCTGAGCTATTTTGTTATATCTTAAATAATTATCCTATGCTCGCTAATGCTATGCACAGCGAGCCTGAGACTGCGGCTGACAATAACAAATAA
- a CDS encoding L,D-transpeptidase, which translates to MTYNENLMTQIVISIAQQTLTVYKRQKVIAQYPVSTAKNGMGSQQDSGCTPLGKHVIAEKIGAGMLSNAVFIGRVPTGETYNSELGASHPERDWILSRILWLSGLEEGVNKGSNSQGGCDTYQRYIYIHGTPDSEPMGIPLSHGCVRMRNQDIIELFEQVDVDKGTPVNIIAQ; encoded by the coding sequence ATGACCTATAACGAAAATCTTATGACCCAGATAGTGATTAGCATTGCTCAGCAAACTTTGACGGTTTATAAGCGCCAAAAAGTCATTGCTCAATATCCTGTATCCACGGCTAAAAATGGGATGGGCAGTCAGCAAGATAGTGGCTGTACGCCACTTGGTAAACATGTAATTGCAGAAAAAATCGGTGCGGGCATGCTGAGCAATGCGGTATTTATTGGTCGTGTGCCTACGGGTGAGACATATAATAGCGAGCTTGGTGCATCACATCCTGAACGTGATTGGATATTGAGCCGTATTCTGTGGCTTAGTGGTCTTGAAGAAGGGGTGAATAAAGGCAGCAATAGCCAAGGAGGCTGCGATACTTATCAGCGCTATATCTACATACATGGTACGCCAGACAGTGAGCCTATGGGCATTCCGCTTTCACATGGCTGCGTGCGTATGCGCAATCAAGATATTATCGAATTGTTTGAGCAGGTGGATGTGGATAAAGGGACACCAGTGAATATCATCGCCCAATAA
- a CDS encoding heavy-metal-associated domain-containing protein, which yields MAIEVAQVSIENINDAEGLESVMTALKNITGVTAIELDTDRHTALVRYDATRTSIHAFTAAISMVDYVTQPFPIDAPQNPRHHD from the coding sequence ATGGCGATTGAAGTGGCACAAGTAAGTATCGAAAACATCAATGATGCGGAAGGTTTAGAGAGTGTAATGACCGCTTTGAAGAATATCACAGGCGTTACGGCAATTGAGTTGGATACCGACCGTCATACGGCGTTGGTGCGTTATGATGCTACAAGAACCAGTATCCATGCCTTTACTGCCGCGATTAGTATGGTCGATTATGTCACTCAGCCATTTCCTATCGATGCTCCTCAGAATCCACGCCATCATGATTAG
- a CDS encoding argininosuccinate synthase, translating into MAQLDPKTINKIVLAYSGGLDTSIIARWLQETYDAEVITFTADIGQGEEVEPARAKAEAMGIKHIHIEDLREEFARDYVFPMFRANAIYEGEYLLGTSIARPLIAKRLVEIAKEHNADAISHGATGKGNDQVRFELGAVALSPDVVTIAPWREWDLSSRESLMEYAKEHNISIDYAGNKKKSPYSMDANLLHISYEGGILEDPYAEAEDDMWRWSVSPEQAPDVPQYLELEYAKGDIVAIDGEALKPYEVMIKLNEIGGKHGIGRLDIVENRYVGMKSRGCYETPAGTIMLKAHRGIESLTLDREAAHLKDELMPRYAKTIYNGYWFSPERMMLQALIDKSQEYVNGTVRVKLYKGAVSVVGRKSDDSLFDEKIATFEDDAGAYDQKDAEGFIRLNGLRLAIEASRGRDLSK; encoded by the coding sequence ATGGCTCAGCTTGATCCAAAAACTATTAATAAAATCGTGTTGGCATATTCAGGGGGTCTTGATACCTCAATCATCGCTCGATGGCTACAAGAAACCTATGATGCAGAAGTGATTACTTTTACCGCTGACATCGGTCAAGGTGAAGAAGTTGAGCCTGCACGTGCCAAAGCTGAAGCCATGGGTATCAAACATATCCATATCGAAGACTTGCGTGAAGAGTTTGCTCGTGACTACGTATTCCCAATGTTCCGTGCCAACGCCATCTATGAAGGCGAGTATTTGCTTGGCACTTCTATCGCCCGTCCACTAATCGCTAAGCGTTTGGTTGAAATTGCCAAAGAACACAACGCTGATGCCATCAGCCATGGCGCGACCGGTAAAGGTAATGACCAAGTGCGGTTTGAGCTTGGTGCTGTTGCACTGTCTCCTGATGTCGTGACTATCGCGCCTTGGCGTGAGTGGGATTTATCGAGCCGTGAAAGCTTGATGGAATATGCTAAAGAGCATAATATCTCCATCGACTATGCTGGTAATAAGAAAAAATCTCCGTATTCAATGGACGCCAACTTACTACACATCTCATATGAAGGTGGCATCTTAGAAGATCCGTATGCTGAAGCAGAAGATGATATGTGGCGCTGGTCAGTTAGCCCAGAACAAGCACCTGACGTGCCGCAATATCTGGAGTTAGAGTATGCAAAAGGTGATATCGTTGCGATTGATGGTGAAGCGCTTAAGCCTTATGAAGTAATGATTAAGCTCAATGAAATTGGCGGTAAGCATGGTATCGGACGTTTAGATATCGTTGAAAACCGTTACGTTGGCATGAAGTCACGCGGCTGCTATGAAACACCAGCTGGCACCATTATGCTAAAAGCGCATCGCGGCATTGAGTCATTGACACTTGACCGTGAAGCGGCACATCTAAAAGATGAGCTGATGCCACGTTATGCTAAGACTATCTACAACGGCTATTGGTTCAGCCCTGAGCGTATGATGCTACAGGCGTTGATTGATAAGTCACAAGAGTATGTTAATGGTACGGTACGTGTCAAATTATACAAAGGTGCGGTAAGCGTCGTTGGTCGTAAGTCAGATGACTCATTATTTGATGAAAAAATCGCGACTTTTGAAGATGATGCGGGCGCCTATGATCAAAAAGATGCAGAAGGTTTCATTCGTCTAAATGGTCTACGTTTGGCAATTGAAGCCAGCCGTGGTCGCGATTTATCAAAATAA
- a CDS encoding IspD/TarI family cytidylyltransferase, whose amino-acid sequence MELNHEYGIMNTTPNIHAMIVAAGRGSRFGASIPKQYTLLQGQTLLQHSVARLAESAYIYQCLLVVAADDSTAQTLSFALPIYYAVGGAERWQSVQAGVEAMINAGADEADLVVIHDAARPAVPTHDIDAVIQAAMLEPYGAILATPVADTLKQSYIAANILSMPVHEAVLPHQHTQPELTINESDRDALHAYAQKTIDRSHMWQAQTPQVFRLGPLQQVLNYVAEHNLAITDEASAFEHLELPIRLVMGSRQNIKLTYPDDSILLTAILMAQFSSIVEIL is encoded by the coding sequence ATGGAATTAAACCATGAGTACGGCATTATGAATACCACCCCTAATATCCATGCCATGATTGTTGCTGCTGGTCGCGGTAGTCGCTTTGGGGCGTCTATTCCCAAGCAATATACTTTACTGCAAGGTCAGACCTTATTACAGCACAGTGTGGCGCGTCTGGCTGAAAGTGCCTATATTTATCAATGCTTATTGGTCGTGGCTGCAGATGATAGCACTGCCCAGACACTCAGCTTTGCGCTTCCTATCTATTATGCTGTCGGCGGTGCTGAGCGTTGGCAATCGGTTCAGGCAGGGGTAGAGGCAATGATTAATGCAGGTGCAGATGAGGCAGATTTAGTCGTGATTCATGATGCCGCGCGCCCTGCAGTGCCAACTCATGATATTGATGCCGTCATTCAAGCGGCGATGCTAGAGCCTTATGGTGCTATTTTAGCGACACCGGTCGCTGATACCCTAAAGCAGTCTTATATAGCGGCTAATATACTATCAATGCCTGTACATGAGGCTGTATTACCTCATCAGCATACTCAGCCAGAGCTTACTATTAATGAAAGCGATCGCGACGCACTTCATGCTTATGCTCAAAAAACAATTGATCGCAGTCATATGTGGCAGGCACAAACTCCGCAAGTCTTCAGGCTCGGACCATTGCAACAAGTCCTGAACTATGTTGCTGAGCATAATCTTGCTATTACCGATGAAGCCAGTGCTTTTGAGCATTTAGAACTGCCGATTCGATTGGTAATGGGCAGTCGCCAAAACATCAAGCTGACTTATCCTGATGATAGTATATTACTGACAGCCATCCTCATGGCTCAATTCTCCTCTATAGTTGAAATACTTTAA
- a CDS encoding FtsB family cell division protein — MKYFSQFILLALAVAVLSGLQYQYWLGENGRVEHNKLLTQVEEQQRLNDNQFSANNLLHIDVKDLKTGLEAVEEHARLDLGLIKLNETFVQVSTAPTTYSRY, encoded by the coding sequence ATGAAATACTTTAGCCAATTTATACTACTTGCTTTAGCCGTTGCCGTGCTGTCAGGACTGCAATATCAGTATTGGCTGGGTGAAAATGGTCGCGTTGAGCACAATAAGCTTCTGACTCAGGTTGAAGAGCAGCAGCGCTTAAATGACAATCAATTTTCAGCAAATAACTTACTGCATATTGATGTCAAGGATCTAAAAACCGGTCTTGAAGCGGTAGAAGAGCATGCCCGTTTGGATTTGGGTTTGATTAAGCTAAATGAGACTTTTGTACAAGTATCAACCGCGCCAACCACTTATAGCCGTTATTGA
- a CDS encoding heavy-metal-associated domain-containing protein, which produces MANQTRIIKIDGMTCGGCVASVHNATADIDGLDDISIELADNQATVTFDDSKTSVETIAAAIDDAGFDATVANA; this is translated from the coding sequence ATGGCGAACCAAACGCGTATTATTAAAATTGATGGCATGACTTGTGGCGGCTGTGTGGCAAGTGTCCATAACGCCACCGCAGATATCGATGGTTTAGACGATATCAGTATCGAGCTTGCTGATAACCAAGCAACCGTCACTTTTGATGATAGCAAAACCAGTGTAGAGACGATTGCTGCTGCTATTGATGACGCAGGCTTTGATGCCACCGTTGCCAACGCTTAA
- the pyrC gene encoding dihydroorotase: MTDSIRELTILQPDDWHMHLRDDKALATTVPHAAESFNRVICMPNLVPPVKNVEDARAYRARIMQHLEASNVSAERKAAFDPRMTLYLTDHTTAQDIELAAQSGIVQAVKLYPAGATTNSADGVTDINACVDVFEALEKYNLPLLLHGEVTHDHVDIFDREKRFLDEVMVQIIAKFPTMKIVMEHITTSDAADFVLSQGNQIAATITPQHLMFNRNHLLLGGIKPHFYCLPILKRESHQKVLLDVATSGNPKFFLGTDSAPHATDKKEAACGCAGCYSAATALPLYATAFDSVGKIDRLEGFTSRFGAQFYGLPVNESTITIINTPMQIPASYPYFDGSSLTPLMAGETLPWSIKKSL, from the coding sequence ATGACTGATTCAATTAGAGAATTGACTATCCTGCAGCCCGATGATTGGCACATGCATTTGCGTGATGACAAGGCGCTAGCAACCACAGTCCCTCATGCGGCAGAGAGCTTTAATCGGGTTATCTGTATGCCAAACCTTGTGCCGCCGGTCAAAAACGTTGAAGATGCTCGCGCTTACCGTGCGCGTATCATGCAGCATCTAGAAGCCAGTAATGTGAGCGCTGAGCGTAAAGCAGCATTTGATCCGCGTATGACCTTGTATCTTACCGATCATACCACTGCACAAGATATCGAGTTGGCAGCACAATCTGGCATCGTGCAAGCGGTCAAGCTGTATCCTGCTGGCGCCACCACCAACTCTGCTGATGGCGTCACTGATATCAATGCCTGCGTTGATGTATTTGAAGCGCTTGAAAAATATAACCTTCCTCTATTACTGCATGGCGAAGTCACTCACGACCACGTCGATATTTTCGATCGTGAAAAGCGCTTTTTGGATGAGGTGATGGTACAAATCATCGCAAAGTTCCCAACTATGAAAATTGTGATGGAGCATATCACCACCAGTGATGCCGCTGATTTTGTCTTGTCACAGGGCAATCAAATCGCTGCCACTATTACGCCGCAACATTTGATGTTTAACCGCAATCACCTGCTGCTCGGTGGTATCAAGCCCCACTTTTACTGCTTGCCTATCTTAAAGCGTGAAAGCCATCAAAAAGTATTATTAGATGTCGCCACCAGCGGCAACCCAAAATTCTTTTTGGGCACAGACTCCGCCCCCCATGCAACCGATAAAAAAGAAGCCGCTTGTGGCTGTGCGGGCTGCTATAGCGCTGCTACAGCGCTACCGTTATATGCCACAGCGTTTGATAGCGTTGGTAAAATTGATAGATTAGAAGGGTTTACTAGCCGTTTTGGTGCCCAATTCTACGGTTTGCCCGTTAACGAGAGCACTATTACGATTATCAATACGCCGATGCAAATCCCGGCATCTTACCCTTACTTTGATGGCAGCTCTCTAACACCACTCATGGCAGGTGAGACCTTACCTTGGTCGATTAAAAAATCACTTTAA
- a CDS encoding heavy metal translocating P-type ATPase — protein sequence MNDSTRTDTDNSYNVETDIQSNTPLAPERAHLQLAIDGMTCQACASRIEKVLNKKPSIYEVSVNFAGETANVDYDPTQTTAEQVTEWVNKTGFVANLQAADSLFAQKDEDTSTQYPWRLIGLWVCLVPFLVGMAGMLVGQGMAWMPPIWIQFILATIVQFGFALPFYKSAWASIKGGLANMDVLVVIGTLTIWAYSTYLWLTYGDGTLNSLLQSGHTGGHGVSGSPAVYFEAGVMVIAFVRTGKYLEERTKKHSLNSIDLLLSLTPDEVEQQQPNGDFHNVALQEVQVGDILRAKQGSRVATDGTVIDGAGWCVESHLTGESVPLKKEAGDELLAGALVENGSLLYRVNAKGSDTKLGDMVQALSDAQGSKANLARLADRVTAVFVPVVVVIALVTFGVTWWLTGMLDTALMHAVSVLVIACPCALGLATPAAIMAGMGVAARHGVWFKDAQSLEAAGNIDTVVLDKTGTLTIGKPTIVDEVMVDKSIMVDEVLQIAASVEAHASHPLATALVNAATARGLSLFDVSDISVVKGAGIQATIEGLGLIKVGTAEFANLVLPELMPKVWQIASTVAISINDEALGAFALADDLKSDTPQAITALQDAGINVILMSGDKQSVVDHVAGQLGIEQAYGKMSPRAKASQIALLQTAGHKVAMAGDGVNDAPAMATADASFAMFEGTDVAQHSASARLMGESLMHIDAAQKIAQATVRNIKQNLFFAFIYNCLGIPLAAFGFLNPMIAAAAMALSSISVLMNALRLTRFKTKVELNNTVSASNTDKNRSVQG from the coding sequence ATGAATGATTCTACCCGTACCGATACCGATAATTCTTATAATGTTGAGACTGATATTCAGTCAAATACGCCGCTTGCGCCTGAGCGTGCACATTTGCAACTGGCGATTGATGGCATGACGTGTCAGGCCTGTGCATCACGAATTGAAAAGGTGCTGAATAAAAAGCCATCAATCTATGAGGTCAGTGTGAACTTTGCTGGCGAGACCGCCAATGTGGATTATGATCCGACACAGACGACGGCAGAGCAGGTGACGGAATGGGTCAATAAAACGGGTTTTGTCGCCAATTTGCAGGCGGCTGATAGCTTGTTCGCTCAGAAAGATGAGGATACAAGCACTCAGTATCCATGGCGATTGATTGGCTTATGGGTTTGTTTGGTACCATTTTTAGTTGGTATGGCAGGCATGCTTGTTGGGCAGGGTATGGCGTGGATGCCACCGATTTGGATACAGTTTATCCTAGCGACGATTGTACAGTTTGGATTTGCATTGCCATTTTATAAAAGTGCATGGGCGTCTATTAAAGGCGGTCTTGCCAATATGGATGTATTGGTCGTCATTGGCACATTGACTATTTGGGCATATTCGACTTATCTATGGTTGACCTATGGTGATGGAACTTTAAACAGTCTGTTGCAAAGTGGGCATACTGGCGGTCATGGTGTGAGTGGCAGCCCTGCAGTATATTTTGAAGCAGGCGTGATGGTCATTGCGTTTGTGCGCACCGGTAAATATCTTGAAGAGCGCACCAAAAAGCACAGTCTGAACAGTATTGATTTACTATTATCGCTGACACCAGACGAAGTGGAACAGCAACAGCCAAATGGCGATTTTCATAATGTTGCTCTACAAGAGGTGCAGGTGGGTGATATCTTGCGTGCTAAGCAAGGTAGCCGTGTTGCAACCGATGGGACGGTCATCGATGGTGCTGGCTGGTGTGTCGAGAGTCATTTAACCGGTGAATCAGTACCGCTTAAAAAAGAAGCTGGCGATGAATTATTAGCGGGTGCGTTGGTTGAAAACGGTAGCTTGTTATATCGCGTTAATGCCAAGGGTAGCGATACTAAACTTGGTGATATGGTGCAAGCACTGAGCGATGCCCAAGGCTCAAAAGCCAATCTGGCACGCCTTGCTGATAGAGTCACTGCGGTCTTTGTGCCCGTCGTGGTAGTGATTGCACTGGTTACCTTTGGCGTGACGTGGTGGCTGACCGGTATGCTCGATACCGCCTTGATGCATGCGGTATCCGTCTTGGTCATTGCTTGTCCCTGTGCGCTTGGTTTGGCGACGCCCGCGGCAATTATGGCGGGTATGGGCGTTGCAGCGCGTCACGGCGTCTGGTTTAAAGATGCGCAAAGCCTTGAGGCAGCGGGCAATATCGACACTGTGGTGCTTGATAAGACGGGCACCTTAACCATCGGTAAACCGACCATCGTCGATGAAGTCATGGTCGATAAATCAATCATGGTTGATGAGGTATTGCAGATTGCCGCGAGTGTTGAAGCGCATGCCAGTCATCCGCTTGCAACCGCTTTGGTCAATGCAGCGACAGCGCGTGGTTTATCTTTATTTGACGTGTCTGATATTAGCGTGGTAAAAGGCGCAGGTATTCAAGCAACCATAGAAGGGCTTGGGCTGATAAAGGTCGGTACTGCAGAGTTTGCCAATCTTGTATTGCCAGAACTGATGCCAAAAGTATGGCAAATTGCCAGTACCGTTGCCATTAGTATTAACGATGAAGCATTAGGTGCTTTCGCCTTAGCGGATGATCTGAAATCAGATACGCCGCAAGCGATTACTGCACTACAAGATGCGGGTATTAACGTCATTTTGATGAGCGGTGACAAACAATCTGTCGTCGATCATGTGGCCGGACAGCTTGGTATCGAGCAAGCGTACGGCAAGATGAGTCCGCGAGCCAAAGCGAGCCAAATTGCTTTATTGCAAACGGCTGGTCATAAAGTCGCTATGGCAGGAGATGGGGTTAATGATGCACCAGCGATGGCAACTGCCGATGCCAGCTTTGCCATGTTTGAAGGCACGGATGTCGCCCAGCATAGTGCCTCTGCACGCTTGATGGGTGAGTCCCTCATGCATATCGATGCGGCGCAAAAAATTGCGCAGGCAACGGTGCGCAATATCAAACAAAATCTATTTTTTGCCTTTATCTATAATTGCCTTGGTATTCCGCTAGCAGCTTTTGGCTTTTTGAATCCTATGATTGCGGCTGCCGCCATGGCGCTTAGCTCTATTTCGGTATTGATGAATGCACTGCGTTTAACCCGTTTTAAGACCAAGGTTGAGCTGAATAATACGGTATCTGCTTCTAATACGGATAAGAACCGCTCAGTGCAAGGATAA
- the eno gene encoding phosphopyruvate hydratase: MYAEETNNVTAIKDIRAREILDSRGNPTIEADVILADGTIGRAAAPSGASTGSREALELRDGDKSRYMGKGVKKAVANVNSQIRSALMDKNVTAQQAIDDAMIALDGTDNKDNLGANAILAVSLAVAKAAAKSQSLPLHQYIADLRNQTSLTMPVPMMNIINGGEHADNTVDIQEFMIEPVGFSSFSEALRAGTEIFHSLKSVLKSQGLNTAVGDEGGFAPNLRSNEEAITVIMQAIEQVGYTAGKDIHLALDCAATEFYKDGKYILAGEGNKSFDSQGFSDYLVGLARQYPIISIEDGLDESDWDGWKYLTEQIGDKVQLVGDDLFVTNPAILQEGIDKHIANAILIKFNQIGTLSETLDAIYLAKKNGYATIISHRSGETEDSTIADLAVGTAAGQIKTGSLCRSDRVAKYNQLLRIEQQVRASYRGREEFIGLRG, encoded by the coding sequence ATGTACGCTGAAGAAACCAACAACGTCACCGCAATTAAAGACATTCGCGCTCGTGAGATTTTAGACTCGCGTGGTAACCCAACGATTGAAGCTGATGTTATTTTAGCTGATGGTACTATTGGCCGTGCTGCTGCCCCAAGTGGTGCATCAACCGGTTCACGTGAGGCGCTTGAGCTACGTGATGGCGATAAAAGTCGCTATATGGGTAAAGGCGTCAAAAAAGCAGTTGCTAACGTCAACAGCCAAATCCGTAGTGCTTTGATGGACAAAAATGTTACTGCCCAGCAAGCTATTGATGATGCAATGATTGCGTTAGACGGTACAGATAACAAAGACAACTTGGGTGCCAACGCCATATTGGCAGTTTCACTTGCAGTTGCTAAAGCGGCTGCCAAATCACAGAGTCTGCCATTACATCAATATATCGCTGATCTGCGCAACCAGACGTCGCTTACGATGCCTGTACCAATGATGAATATTATTAATGGTGGTGAGCACGCAGACAATACCGTTGATATTCAAGAGTTTATGATTGAGCCAGTTGGTTTCAGTAGCTTCTCAGAAGCGCTGCGTGCTGGTACAGAGATTTTCCATAGCTTAAAATCTGTTCTAAAATCGCAAGGTCTAAATACCGCTGTGGGTGATGAAGGCGGTTTTGCGCCAAACCTGCGTAGCAATGAAGAAGCCATTACGGTTATCATGCAAGCGATTGAGCAAGTCGGCTACACGGCTGGTAAAGACATTCACCTAGCCTTAGATTGCGCTGCTACTGAATTCTATAAAGATGGCAAATACATCTTGGCAGGCGAAGGTAATAAATCCTTTGATAGCCAAGGATTTTCAGACTATTTAGTGGGTCTGGCGCGTCAATATCCTATTATCTCTATCGAAGATGGTCTTGATGAGTCGGATTGGGATGGCTGGAAGTACTTAACTGAACAAATCGGTGATAAAGTCCAACTGGTCGGTGACGATTTGTTTGTGACCAATCCTGCTATCTTGCAAGAAGGGATTGATAAACACATTGCCAATGCGATTTTGATTAAATTTAACCAAATCGGCACCTTGTCAGAAACGCTAGATGCGATTTATCTGGCGAAGAAAAACGGCTACGCAACGATTATCTCTCATCGTTCAGGTGAAACAGAAGACAGCACTATTGCTGATTTAGCGGTTGGTACCGCTGCGGGTCAAATAAAAACTGGCTCATTATGCCGCTCAGATCGCGTTGCAAAGTATAACCAATTGCTTCGTATTGAGCAGCAAGTACGCGCAAGCTATCGTGGTCGAGAAGAGTTTATCGGTCTGCGTGGTTAA